From the genome of Argentina anserina chromosome 4, drPotAnse1.1, whole genome shotgun sequence, one region includes:
- the LOC126792418 gene encoding LOW QUALITY PROTEIN: probable carboxylesterase 17 (The sequence of the model RefSeq protein was modified relative to this genomic sequence to represent the inferred CDS: deleted 2 bases in 1 codon), with translation MRTQIMVPDITLDPIFFKQKTNNTIVDHHHQHENIVIEEIQGLIKVYKDGHVERPQIVPCVSAAVADPELGVTSMDIVIDRFTNVTSRFYIPKCHGTNPMKKLPLFVYFHGGGFCVGSAAWSCYHEFLAKLAAEAGCIIMSVNYRLAPEHPLPAAYEDGLRSLVWLKQEALCERGGEEENHQWWSMQCDFSRIFLVGDSAGAGANIAHNVSTRVFFSGTILSPLTTKGVILLQPFFGGEARTSSEKYYYKVQPRHSVLNLAASDSYWRLALPAGSNRDHPWCNPLAKGLCLGSESVATMVCISELDILKDREFEFCGAMARAGKKVETVVYRGVGHAFQVLDKSMLAQTRCHEMINDIKAFVYMY, from the exons ATGAGAACCCAAATAATGGTGCCTGATATCACCTTAGATCCAATCTTTTTTAAGCAGAAGACCAACAACACAATAGTCGACCATCACCACCAGCATGAGAACATTGTGATCGAGGAAATCCAAGGGCTTATCAAAGTGTACAAAGACGGACATGTGGAGAGACCGCAGATCGTCCCGTGCGTTTCGGCCGCTGTGGCCGATCCGGAGTTAGGCGTGACATCCATGGACATAGTCATCGACAGGTTCACAAACGTTACCTCACGTTTCTATATTCCGAAATGCCACGGGACGAATCCGATGAAGAAGCTCCCTTTGTTTGTGTATTTTCACGGAGGTGGGTTTTGCGTTGGCTCAGCCGCTTGGAGTTGTTACCATGAGTTTTTGGCAAAACTAGCTGCCGAAGCTGGTTGCATTATCATGTCTGTAAACTACCGTCTGGCCCCTGAACACCCTCTTCCGGCAGCGTATGAAGATGGACTCAGATCCCTGGTGTGGCTAAAACAAGAAGCTTTATGTGAACGTGGTGGGGAGGAGGAGAATCACCAGTGGTGGTCAATGCAGTGCGACTTTTCTAGAATATTCTTAGTGGGGGATAGTGCTGGA GCTGGTGCCAATATTGCCCATAATGTGAGCACAAGAGTGTTCTTTTCTGGGACAATTCTATCGCCTTTAACTACTAAAGGTGTAATTCTACTGCAACCATTTTTTGGGGGAGAGGCAAGGACGAGTTCGGAGAAGTACTACTACAAGGTGCAGCCACGTCATTCGGTGTTGAACCTGGCAGCTTCGGATTCCTACTGGAGATTGGCACTGCCGGCTGGTTCCAACCGCGACCATCCATGGTGCAACCCTTTGGCGAAAGGCTTGTGTTTGGGTTCGGAAAGCGTGGCCACGATGGTGTGTATTTCGGAGTTAGACATATTGAAAGACAGGGAGTTCGAGTTCTGTGGTGCGATGGCTAGAGCAGGGAAGAAAGTTGAGACTGTGGTGTACAGAGGTGTAGGGCATGCGTTTCAGGTACTAGATAAGTCTATGCTTGCACAAACTCGATGCCATGAGATGATAAATGATATTAAGGCGTTCGTTTATATGTACTAA